AATGGGCAATTACGATTGCGAAGTTCGCTTTCTGCTTCGTACCTGTCCTTTACATCCTCCTTTTAATCCCGATGGAACGTCGTGGCGCGGGCTTCATGCAAGACCGTCAGGGCCCGAACCGCTCCTACATCAAGATCCCGTACTTCGGCAAGATCCGCTTACTCGGTTACGTGCAGAACATGTGCGACGGTACGAAGCTCTTCTTCAAGGAAATGTTTGCACCTGCTGGCGTGAACAAGCTCCTTTACTATGTAGCTCCGGCAATCCCGTTCGCTATCGTGTTCCTTTCTCCGTGCGTAATCCCGTGGTTTGGACCGATGATCTTTGACTGGGGTGGCGAAACGGTTCGCATTGCAGGTTCCATCATCGATTCCGATGTGGGCGTGCTCTTGCTCTTCGGTTTCTCCTCGATCTCGGCTTACGGTGCCATGCTCGCTGGTTGGGCTTCCAAGTCCAAGTACAGCTTCTTGGGCGCTCTCCGTACGAGCTCGATGACCATCAGCTACGAAGTCTGCCTCGGACTTTCGCTCATGGGCATTTTGCTCCTCGCCGGTTCTTTCAACCTCACGGACATTGTGCAGTGGCAGGAAAATCACGTGTGGGGCATCGTTGCCCAGCCGGTCGCATTCTTCTGCTTCCTCATTGCAAGCATTGCTGAAACGGGCCGTGCTCCGTTCGACGTCGCTGAAGGTGAACCTGAACTCGTCGCCGGTTACCATACGGAATATGGCGCTATGCAGTTCGGTCTCTTCTACATGGGCGAATACTCGCACATCTGCATCAACAGCTTCCTCATTGCAACACTGTTCCTTGGCGGTTATGCAGTTCCGTTTGTGACGACCGAAACGATGCAGGAACACATGGGCGGCTCCCTTGCCATTCTCTGTGGTGTGCTCGCTTTCATCGCTCTCGCTTTCCTCCACATGATTTACCGCTATTCCAGAAAGCTCAAGGCAACGAATCTTACAAACCGCTTTGAAATTCTCAAGGAATACAAGCTTTACAAGATTGTGGCCTGGGTCGCTGCCGCTGCATTTATTGCTCTCGGTGTTTGCGCCTGGTTCTTCTACAATCCTGAAAACTTCGTGGTGAACGGTCTCGCTGTCGGTAGCTTTGCAACCGCAGTCGGTACGGCCCTCATCCACTTGCTCGTACTCGTGGCAAAGAGCCTCATCTTCTGCTGGGTCTGGATTTGGGTCCGCTGGACGCTCCCGCGCTTCCGCTATGACCACGTGATGCACCTCGGCTGGAAGATTATCTTGAATATCGCCCTCATCAACCTCGTGGTGACTGCGGTCATTGCAAAACTTTTAGGGGGTAACTAATGCGCGTTATTAAGCAAAAACCGATGACCGTCATCGAACGCCTTTACATTTTCGAGGCGATTCGCGGTCTGTGGACAACCCTTAAGCATGCGGCTCGTGGCTTGTTCCGCTATGAAGAACTTCCGACGATTTCTTATCCGGAAGGTCAGCCCGAAATCCGCAATACCTACCGTGCCAAGCACCGCTTGATGCTTCGCCCGGATGGTACGCCTCGCTGCGTGGCCTGCGGCATGTGCGCTGCGGCTTGCCCTGCTCACTGCATCTTCATTGAAGCAACGCAGAGCGATGACCCGCGTATCGAAAAGCGCGTAATGCGCTTTGACATCGATCACCTGACTTGCGTGTTCTGCGGTCTTTGCGCAGAAGCTTGCCCGGTCGATGCCCTTCGCATGGATACGAAGCAAATCATTTTCGAACACCGTTCCCGCGAAGACTTTGTGGCACACCTTTACGATCTCACCAACTGGGATCCGAAGGATTACCCGAATGACGAACAGAGCCAGATGGCTCCGGGCGGTACAAAGAATGCCGAGGCCCGCAAGGTCTGGGGCATGGAGGTCAAATAATGCTTGCATTGATTTATTTCATTGTCCTCGCAGTGATCGCAGTCGGCAGTGCCGTTTGCGTGCTCCTCTCTAGACACCCGCTTTATGGCGCCCTTTCGCTGGTCGCTTCGATGGTGTCCCTTGCCGGTATCTACGGCCTTCTCGGAAGTCCGTTCCTCGGTGTCGTGCAGATCATGGTCTACGCAGGAGCCATCATGATGCTCCTCACGTTCGTGATTATGGTCTTGAATGGCGCCCGTGACTCCCACACGCCGATGTTTGACAAGGTTTCGCTCTTTGTGATTCCTGCCGTCATCGTGCTTGCCGGTCTCGTGGGCTTTGCCCTCGTCCGCGCCCCGATCGCCTTTGATGCTGCAACGGTTCGCGGTTCTGTGGCAATCACTTCCAAGACTCTCTTTGATGTAGCTCAGAACGGCCCGGGTTACTTCGTGCTTTTCGAAGTCCTCGGTGTGCTTCTGCTTTCTGCCATGGGTGCCGCAGTGCTTCTCGCCAAGAAGCGCCTTGGTTCTGTGGAATCCGAAAAAACGGAGGATAAACACTAATGGAACTCCAAGCTATATATGTTCAGATCTTGGCCCTGGTCATTTTCGCCATCGGCCTCATGGTCGCGGTCTCTCGCCGCAATGTGTTCTTTGTGCTGATGGGCGTTGAACTTGCCCTGAACGCCGTGAACCTCTCCTTCGTGGGCTTTGCAAAGACTCTGCCTGCGGAGGCAAGCATTGTGGGCCAGGTGGTTCCGCTGTTCTCCATCGCAGTCGCTGCAGCTGAAGCTTGCGTCGGCCTTGCCATGGTCATCCTCATTTTCCGCAACCGTGAAAGCGTTGACGCCGACACGTATTCTAACATGAAGGGGTAATAAGCAATGATTTCTCTTGGTTTGATACCTCTCTTCCCGCTGTTGGGATGCATTATCCTCGGTGCTATCGCCGTCATTTCTTCGGGTAGCAAGAAGGGCCCTGCTGAAGGTTTCGTTGGAACGCTCGCAGTCCTCTTCCCGGCACTCTCCTTTGCTGGTGTTGCTCTCCTTTCGCTCAACATGCCGGAAGGCGGCGTCCGTGAAACGCTCTGCAACTGGATTGACATTCCGATGTTCCGCGTGGATATCGGATTCCTGTTCGATGGTCTTTCCCGCATCATGCTCCTGTTCGTGACTGGCATTGGCTCTCTCATCGCTCTCTACTCGATCGGTTACATGCACGGCGACCGCGGCTTTGCCCGTTACTTCGCCTACATCAACCTCTTCTTGTTCAGCATGATCGTGCTCGTGCTCTCGGACAACTTGCTCCTCACGTTCCTCGGTTGGGAAGGCGTGGGTCTCTGCTCCTACCTCCTCATCGGTTTCTGGAACAAGGATATCAAGAATTGCCATGCCGCTAACAAGGCTTTCATCGTGAACCGCGTGGGCGATATCGGCTTCTTGCTCGGTATGCTCTGCCTCGTGACGATCGGTGGCTCTGCTATCCTCAACTACGATGTGCTTACGAACTTCATCAGCATGGTCATCAATGGTAACCACGTTGACTTGATCGTTCCGGTTCTTTCTATCGCTGGTATCCTCTTCTTCATCGGTTGCACGGGTAAGTCCGCTCAGATTCCGCTCCTTACCTGGCTTCCGGATGCTATGGCGGGTCCGACTCCGGTTTCTGCCTTGATCCATGCCGCAACGATGGTGACTTCTGGCGTCTATTTGCTCGCCCGTCTTGGCAGCATGTTTGCTCTCCTCCCGGTGGTGCTCGACATTATCGTGGTGGTCGGTATGCTCACTGCTTTCTGGGCTGCTGTTGCAGGTCTCTTCCAGAACGACATAAAGAAGGTTCTTGCTTATTCTACCATTAGCCAGCTCGGTTACATGTTCATGGCTTCTGGTGTTTGCGCCTTTGACGCTTCTATCTTCCACGTGTTTACGCACGCCTTCTTCAAGGCGGCGCTCTTCCTTGGCGCTGGTGCCGTGATTCACGCTCTCTCGGGCGAACAGGACATGCGCAAGATGGGTGGCCTTTTGAAGAAGACTCCGGTGACTGCCTGCGTGATGATCTTTGCGTTCCTCGCGATTGTCGGCTTCCCGGGCTTCTCCGGTTTCTGGTCCAAGGACTTGATTCTCGAAAAGATTTTCATGAGTGGCACGATGGGCCAGGCTGTTTACGTCGTGGGCCTCATTACGGCTGTGATTACCGCTGTCTACATGGGTCGCCTCATTATCCTTACGTTCTTCGGTAGCTACCGCGGTTCCAAGGAAAGTGAAGAACACATCCACGAAGCTCCGGCTGTCATGCTCATCCCGATGGTGATTCTCGCCTTCGGTGCTGTGTTTGCCGGTTACCTTTGGGCTGATTCCATCGGCATCAAGTTCTTTGCTGAAACGCTCGCTCCGGTCGTTGGCGCCGCCCAGGCTTACAACACTCCGGCTGTGGTTGCTCACGTGAACCCGGTGGTCTTTGCTGCTCTCGGTACGGTGGCAGCCCTCCTCGGTATGTTCATCGCTTACAAGATTTACGCTAACGCCCGTATCCCGGCTGCTAAGGGTAGCTCCGCTCCTGAAGGTGGCAAGGCTACGTGGACGTTCCTGTTCGATTCCATCCACAAGTACGTGGGTATCATCCCGGTTAACGTGCTTGCATGGATCTGCGATGTCGTTGTCGACAAGATTCTCGCGGCTGCCCAGTGGACGATTGGTGCAATCGCAACGATTCTCGGTGACGGCGCCGCCTCGTTCCAGGTGCGCAAGGTTCGCCTCCAGATTGCCCTTAGCATTCTTGGGCTGGTGGCGTTGTTGGCTATTGTTATTTTGACTGGAGGTACTCTCTAATGCTGTTACATCTCCTTGTCCTCGCCCCGTTCGTCGCCGCCATCCTCATGGTGATGACGTCCAAGGAAGACTCCAAGTCTTCTTCCCGCCTTGCCATTCTGATGGGCATTGGCTTTACCGCCATGTCTGTCGCCTTGATTGCTGGCGGTAGCGTTTCGACGGAAGCTATTGAATGGTTCCAGATTCCTGGTTGCAAGGGACCTGTTTACTACTACCTCACGAGTCACGGACTTGCCTCCTGGATGGTGTTCCTCTCCAGCGGCCTTTCTCTCGTGGCTTTGATTTCTGCACGTGCAATTACTTGCAGAAGCTATCGCAACTTCGCTATCGGCATCTTCTCCTTGATGGGCGCCATGAACGGCACCTTCCTTGCAGCTGATGCTGTGCTCTTCTTCTTCTTCTTCGAAGCCATGGTGATTCCGGCTGCGGTTCTCATCGCTGGTTTTGGCGGCAAGGACAGAATGAAGGCCGCGATGACGTTTGCGATTTACACGTTGGTCGGCTCTGCTCCGATGATGGTCGCTCTCTGGTATTTGCTCTCTATTGCAGATAACTCGACGCTCCTCTCGCTTGCTGTTGCTCTCCAGGGTCTCCCGGAAGGCACTCAGAACGTCCTTCTCGTGTGCTTCCTCTTGGCATTCCTCGTGAAGACTCCGATTTTCCCGTTCCACGGCTGGCAGGCAATCACTTACGCTGAAGCTCCGGCTCCGCTCTCTGCAATCCTCACGGGTGCAATGAGTAAGGCGGGTGTGTTTGGCTTTATCGTCTGGATCCTCCCGATTTTCCCGCTTTCGATGAACGCCGTTTCTTGCATGATGTGGCTTGGCCTCTTCACTGCTGTCTATGGCGCTCTCATGGCTCTCCGCGCAACGGATGGTAAGAAACTCCTTGCCTTCAGTTCCATGGGTCACTTGGGCCTCGCTGTGGCTGGCGTCTTTAGCGTCTCTGAAGCGATGCTCCCGGCTGTGCTCATGTTGCTCGTTGCTCATGGCATTTCGGCTGGCGCCCAGTTCTACCTCATGGGTATTGCAGAACGCATGGCGGGTACGCGTGAACTTGATAAGCTTGGCGGTCTTTCTTCCAAGAATCCGGTCTTCTCGACGCTCTTTGGCTTTGCCGGCGTGATGGCACTTGCAGTTCCTGGTACGGCAGGCTTCGTCGGTGAATTCTCCGTGCTCCTCTCCTTGTGGGATATGGGCCCGCTCCCGGCTCTCGTGGCTGGATTTACCTTGATCCTCTCCGCTGCATACATGCTCCGCTTCATCCAGAAGGTCATCTTCGGGAAGGCTGCTCGTGAATACGAAGAAGGTCGTCGCACAATGCCGCTTGAAGGCGTCAGCATCGGTGTGATGCTTTTGCTCCTCCTCGTGTTCGGTTTCCACCCGGCATATGTGACGAATTCCCTCAATGAAGCTGAATCTACTGAAGACCCGGCTGCAGTTCAGGTGCTGAACAGTGCCGCTCTCAACAATGGCGAAGCTCCGATGACAGCTGAAGAAATCCACCAGTTGGATTCGACTCTCGCTGCCGCCGGTTTCAAGGAGGATGAACGTGCATCTATCATCGCCCAGATGAAGAGCGTTGAAAATCCTGAAGCTGCTGCAAAATCTGAAAATTCTGTGAAGGAGGCTTCCGATGCTAAGTAATCTTGTTTTTCTCTTGCCGGTGATCTTCGTGGTCTTGGGCGGCATGGTGGCTCTCGCTGCTGAACCGTTCTTGCGCGACGAAAACAAGCACAAGGTTCTTCCTTGGGTGGCTGCTTTCTTCATTGCTCTTAGCGTAGCCGCTTTGTACTACGCTAAGACCGAAGCTCTCTTGAACCTTTACGCGATGGACCCGGTTCGCCGCGTGCTTTGCGCTGCAATCCTCCTTTGCGGTTTCCTCGGCATTTCGGGCCTTCAGTGGACTCTTGGCCGTGAACAGTTCAAGGGCGGTGAAGCTTATGGCCTCATGATGCTTGCCACTAGCGGTGCAATGCTCATGACCCAGGCTATCGACTTTGTTGCCTTGTTCATTGCGATGGAACTCACGAGCTTCCCGATTTACGCTCTCGTGGGCATTCGCCGTAAGGACGTGAACGCTAACGAAGGCGTGTTCAAATATTTCGTCTCTGGAGCTGTTTTCAGTGCCATCTTCCTCTACGGTGTTGCATTGATTTACGGTGCAACGGGCTCGACGCATTTCTGCGGTCATGTGCTCGAAGGCCGTATGGCAATCTACAGCATCGGTATGCTCTTTGTGATTGCAGGCCTCCTCTTCAAGGCCGGTGCTGCTCCGCTCCACTTCTGGGTGGCTGACGTCTATACGGGCGCCTCTGTCGCTGTGACGGGCTTTATGGCCGCTGTCGTGAAGGTCGGTGCTCTTGCTGCTCTTGGTACGGTCTGGGTAAGCGTTCTCGTGACGCGCTCCGGTGCCGAAGCTGTGTGGAACCTCGCTGAAAAGGTGACGGTTGCTAATCCGTCCAAGCCGCTCTTCTACGTGGTCTTGGTCGTTGCACTCCTTTCCATGGTGATTGGTGCATTTAGCGGCCTTGCTCAGAAGTCTGTGCGTCGCATCTTGGCATTCTCTGCCGTGATGAACGCTGGCTTTATCGTGATTGGCCTCTTGGTCCCGAATTACCTCGGCAAGGGCGAAATCCAGATGGGCCCGATGTTCTATTTCCTCATCACTTATGCGATTGCCTCTGCGGGCGCCTTGACGGGTATTGCCTACATGTCGGGCAAGGATGATTGCAAGGAAAATCTCGAAGACCTCCAGGGTGCTGGTCGCCGCCGTCCGTTTGTGGCTCTTGGCGTTGCCGTGTGCCTTGCTTCTCTCGCTGGCCTTCCGCCGGTTGCTGGTTTCCTCGCCAAGTTCACGCTGTTCACCGAAGCCTTCAATGCTGATCTCGGCTGGCTTGCCGCTATCGGCTTTGGCCTCTCCTTGGTGGCTGCGGTTTACTACCTCCGCATTGCTTATGTGCTCTTTGCCCCGGCAAAGGACGACAAGTGCTGCGGTGGCGACCATATCTGCTGCAAGGCTAACTACGTATACGTTTACTTGCTCCGCTTTGCTGTTGCCGTGTCTGCTATCGCACTCCTCGTGATTAGCGCTCGCCCGGCACTTGCACTGATCGGATAGTGAAATTTGTCGTTCCCGCCACCGAGCGGAAATCACCTTTTGAAAAACGTCCCGGCTGAAAAAGTCGGGATGTTTTTTTATTGTTTCCTCGGACTTTATCTATATTTTTTGCTGTTGAAAGGAGAGTTAGTATGAATTTGATGAAAAAAATGGCTTTAGTGGCTGCTTGTATGCTTGTGTCTGCCACTTTCGTTGCTTGCAATGATGATACTGCGGTGGCTGCTGATGTTGTTGAACAGTCTTCGTCGAGCGAAGAGTCTGTCGATGATGAACCGTCTTCTTCTAGCGAAATTTCTTCTAGTGAAACGGTGGATGATGGTGATTCCTCCTCTTCAAGCGAAACTGTGGAAAAAGCAGAATCGTCCAGTTCGTCGAAAAAATTGGATTGCGGTCCAATTCCCGATGACGAGGAATTTGTAATGACATATAAGGTGACTTACGATTCCATTGTCGATGCCCGCGACGGTCGTGTTTATAAGACGGTGACTTTTTGGTCTTTATCTCCAGAAATTGGACCATTTAAGTGCGAAGAATTTTCGCAGACATGGATGGCCGAAAATCTGAATTACGCAGATAGCTCTGCCACTCCGAGTTTGTTGGGGAATAACTGGTGCTACGATAATGACGAAGCGAACTGTGATGCTGAAGGTCGCCTTTATACTTGGGCTGCTGCTGTTGATTCTGTGGCTTTAGCGGCAAATGAGGAGAAACCCTTGGATTGTGGCTTTGGCTCAACATGTAATGTCGGAAGTGGTGAAAAAATAGTGCGTGGAATTTGCCCCGAAGGCTGGCATATACCGAATCAGAGTGAATGGGGTTATATTCGTACTAATACTGATGATGTTGTTGGCCCTTTCGGCAAGTCGCTTAAGTCAAAAACGGGATGGGATTGTGATGCCTGTAATGGTACAGATGATTTTGAATTTACGGTACTCCCTATTGGAATGTGGGACTGGAATACATCGAAGTTCAAGGACAGGGGAAAAACGGCGTATTTTTGGTCGGCTCAGGAATATTTCAATTATAGTGCCTATGCAGAGATTTTTAAGTACAATGCGATAGTACCTCATTGGGAATTCATTCAAAAAAGTGCGGGCCTTTCTATCCGTTGTGTGAAAGACGGTGAGGTTTATCGATATGTGGAGAAACCCTCGGATGCGTTCTCTGATTAGTTTTTGCTAATTTTGCGAACGTAGAAAAGAGGAATATTTATGGACAAGATTTATCGTTCTGGTATTGGTTTTGACGTTCACAAGTTGGTGGAAGGCCGCAAGTGCATTATCGGCGGCGTGGACATCCCGTACGAAAAGGGCTTGCTCGGCCACAGCGATGCTGACGTGCTTTTGCATGCGATTAGCGATGCGTTGCTGGGTGCCGCTGGTCTCGGCGACATTGGCACGTACTTCCCGGATACGGACCCTGCTTTCAAGGGCGCCGATAGCTTGGAACTCTTGCGCAAGGTCGGCGAAGAAGTCAAGAAGGCTGGCTACGAAATCATCAATATCGATAGCATTGTGATGTGCGAACGCCCGAAGGTGAACCCGCACAAGGAACAAATGAAGGCAAACATTGCCCGCGTGCTCGGCCTCGACGTAAAGCAGATTGGCATCAAGGGCACGACGACCGAAAAGCTCGGTTTCACGGGTCGCGGCGAAGGTATCGCAAGCCAGGCCGTTGCGATGGTGCGCTCTGTTTAATTGCTTCAAACGTCATTCTGAACGAGCGGAGCGAAGTGAAGAATCCTGTTAAATAAGACTGGATGGGGCGAAGCCCCTACTCTTTGGCTCGGTTATCTATGTTGTTCCCGGTTCAACGCGACCGGGGCTCTCTTGTTTTTAGGGGCTGATTTTACCTAGCTTTTTTCTATATTTTACACCGACTTTAAATACTTTACATTGGTTTTACGGAAAACAATTCACCGCCATGAGCCCGAACTAGCTGAAAGGCAGCGACGATGATCCGGTAGTGGCGCAACATAGGAAAAATACTATATGGCCTGGATGGCTCTTAAAATGTTGGGTTGCTTGGCGCTCCTCATGTTCGGCATGAAGTCGATGAGTGAAGCCTTGCAGAAAATGGCTGGTCCGCAGCTGAGACATGTTCTCGGCACGATGACCACGAACCGTTTTACGGGTATGCTCACCGGTATGTTTGTTACAGCCTCTGTACAGAGTTCGACCGCCACCACGTTGATGACTGTCTCTTTTGTTAATGCGGGGCTTTTGACTCTCATGCAGGCAATTTCGATTATCCTCGGCGCTCACATTGGTACGACGGTTACCGCATGGATCATGAGCCTTGGGTTCTCGTTCAACATCGCAAACTTTGTGTATCCGGCGTTCTTCATCGGCATTATCCTTGTGTACATGAACAAGAAACGCGTTGTGGGCGATTTCCTGTTCGGTGTTGGATTCCTCTTTTTGGGCCTTACGACACTTAAGGAAACTGGCTTTGCTGTGGTGCAGGACCCGGCGGCAAGCGCTTCGATCAGTGCTTTCTTTGCCCGCTTTAGCGATCCGAACTTCTTCAATTCGCTGTTCTTCCTTGTGATGGGTACGGTGCTTACGCTTTGCGTGCAGTCTTCCGCTGCTATCATGGCCATTACGATGATTCTTTGCTCAACCGGCGTTTTGCATATTGACCAGGGCATTATGCTTGTGCTTGGCGAAAACATCGGTACGACGATTACGGCAAACATTGTGGCACTCTCGGCCAATACGCAGGCCCGCCGTGCCGCTCTCGCTCACTTCACGATTAACGTTATCGGTGTGATTTGGGTGGTGATTGTGCTCAAGTGGTTCCTCGGCGCCGTTTGCCATGTGGTCGGCTTTGATCTTGGCATCCGTCCGGGCGACGAAGGCTATGCCGCTAACCTCGCGAAGATTTCCGTGGTGCTCGCCACGTTCCACTCCGCATTCAACGTCTCTAACACGTTCCTCCAGATTTGGTTCATCAAGTACATCGAAAAGTTCGTGTGCCGCGTGATCAAGCCGAAGAATTCCGATGAAGAAGAAGACTCCCGCTTGCACTTCATTAGCTCTGGCTTGATGGGTACGCCTGAACTTTCGCTCCTCGAAGCCCGCAAGGAAATCAGCTTGTTTGCCGTGCGTACGCAGAAGATGTTCCACTTTGTGCCGGACCTTTTGGCCATGAAGAACGAGAACGATTTTGTGAAGCTCTTCGCCCGCATCGAAAAGTACGAAGGCATCAGCGACAACATGGAAATCGAAATTGGCGATTACCTGAACAAGGTGGGCGAGGGCCGCTTGAGCCCGGAAAGTAAGACCGCTTTGCAGTGCATGCTTAAGGAAATTTCTGAAATCGAGAGCATGGGCGACGCTTGCTACAACATGGCTCGTGCTATCAATCGCAAGTTCAGGTGCAAGGGCGAATTTACGCAAGACCAGCTCGAACACATCAAGCATTTGATGCAACTCTGCGACAACGCTATGACGCACATGATCGGCGTTTTGAACGATGTCCCGCAAATCGATGTGAACCGCACGCTGAATTTCGAGAACGAAATCAACGATTACCGCAAGCTCCTCAAGGAAAAGAACGTGGCGGATATTGAATCGCAGAAGTACAGCTACCAGATTGGAGTTCATTACATGGATATCGTGAACGACTGCGAAAAGCTGGGCGACTACATTGTGAACGTGGTCGAAGCCCACGCCAACAGAAGACTCTCTGTGTAATTGCGCTAGGTCCTCACCTTTGTGAGGATGACGAAGATGATTATCATGCCGGCCTTAGTGCCGGCTTTTTCGTTGTCATGTCCGGCCTCGACTGGGCGTCTTCCGTTTGTAAAATCTGTGTAAAGTGCAAATAAAACCTTTGCGAAGTCTTTGCTTTTGCCATTGCATTCCTTCGATGGACTTTTTATCTTGATATTTGCTAAAATCGTATATTTTAGGTATGATATACATTGTAGAAGACGATCTTGAAATCCGCGAAATGGAAGCCTATGCACTTAGGAGCAGTGGCTTTGAAGTTAGTGCATTCGATTGTGCTAAAAAGCTGGATGAAGAGGTCAAAGTCTGCGTTCCGGATTTGTTCATTTTGGACATTATGCTCCCCGGCGAAGACGGTCTTAGCATTTTAAAGCGTCTCCGTGCTCAGGAAAGCACTAGGAACGTCCCGGTCATCATGCTGACGGCCAAGGGCTCCGAGTTGGACAAGGTCAAGGGCCTTGATTTGGGGGCCGATGACTATATTGCAAAACCCTTTGGCATTTTGGAGTTTGTTTCGCGTGTCAAGGCGTTGCTCCGTCGATCGAGTATAAATCTTGAAGCCGAAGAATCGAAAGTTATTTCGCTGGATGGCGTTACGCTCGATGAGGCAAAACACACCGTGGTGGCTGGCGGCGACAATGTGGAATTGACGTACAAGGAATACGAACTTCTGAAATTGCTCTTGTCGCACCCGGGGGTTGTCTATTCAAGGCAACAGATTTTGGAAAAAATCTGGGGTATCGATTTCAAGATGGACACGCGGACCGTCGATATGCACATTAAGACGCTCCGACAAAAACTGGGCGAGCAAGGGTCAATCATTCAAACTATACGTAACGTCGGGTATAAAGCGCAATGAAAGACCGTATACGATACAGCTTGATTTATATGGGTGTCATTGCCGCCCTCTTGGCTGTATTTTTTACGGTGCGAGTCTTCGAAGACGAAATGGCGGACCAGCTCAAGGTCCACTTGCGTGAAAACCTGCGGTTGATCGAAACTGCCTACATTGACGAATCGCTCGAAAGCAAACCGCAAAATTTGGCACGGTTTGCTAGTGCCGACTTGCGAATCACGCTGATTGATTCGACCGGTAAAATCATTTACGATAGCGATGCGAAGGCTGCCGAAATGGAAAACCATTACAATCGCGAAGAAGTTTCCGATGCGATGGAGAAAGGTTTTGGCGAAGATTTGCGGTATTCCTCTACATTGCAGGCCAAGGCGTTTTATTTTGCCAAGCGTTTGAATGATGGCAATGTATTGCGACTCGGGATGCGCCAAGCGAATTTGCAACAGGCGTATTCAAAGACGATGCCGTATCTGATTGCGTTGTTTGCGGCCATTGTCGCCGCTGCAATCTTGATTGCGATTGGGCTTAGCCGTGCGTTTATCAGCCCGCTGAAAAAGCTTGTGGACCAGCTCGGCACGCCTGAATGGATGAATATCGAGAACGTCTATAAGGAAATTGAACCGCTTGTCAATACGATTCGCAAGCAGGATCTTGAACTGCGCTTGACGATTGAACAGCTCTCGAATGAAAAACAAAAAATCTCGCATCTGAAAGATGAATTTACCGCGAACGCATCGCATGAACTGAAAACTCCGCTGACATCGATTTCGGGTTATGCGGAACTGATTGAAAGCGGCATGGCGAAACCCGAAGACGTCAAGATTTTTGCAGGCAAGATTCACAAGGAAGCGAAACGCCTCCAGTCGATTGCCAACGATATCATTACACTTTCCAAGCTCAATGACCGTGAAAGCGAACCTTTGGACCTCAACGAAGAAATCAACCTTTGGAATCTGGCTCAGAGCTGTATCGAAGGCTTGATGCTGAATGCGAACAAGAAAAATATCCAGCTTTCGCTTGACGGCAACCGCAATTCC
The DNA window shown above is from Fibrobacter sp. UWB16 and carries:
- the nuoL gene encoding NADH-quinone oxidoreductase subunit L — translated: MISLGLIPLFPLLGCIILGAIAVISSGSKKGPAEGFVGTLAVLFPALSFAGVALLSLNMPEGGVRETLCNWIDIPMFRVDIGFLFDGLSRIMLLFVTGIGSLIALYSIGYMHGDRGFARYFAYINLFLFSMIVLVLSDNLLLTFLGWEGVGLCSYLLIGFWNKDIKNCHAANKAFIVNRVGDIGFLLGMLCLVTIGGSAILNYDVLTNFISMVINGNHVDLIVPVLSIAGILFFIGCTGKSAQIPLLTWLPDAMAGPTPVSALIHAATMVTSGVYLLARLGSMFALLPVVLDIIVVVGMLTAFWAAVAGLFQNDIKKVLAYSTISQLGYMFMASGVCAFDASIFHVFTHAFFKAALFLGAGAVIHALSGEQDMRKMGGLLKKTPVTACVMIFAFLAIVGFPGFSGFWSKDLILEKIFMSGTMGQAVYVVGLITAVITAVYMGRLIILTFFGSYRGSKESEEHIHEAPAVMLIPMVILAFGAVFAGYLWADSIGIKFFAETLAPVVGAAQAYNTPAVVAHVNPVVFAALGTVAALLGMFIAYKIYANARIPAAKGSSAPEGGKATWTFLFDSIHKYVGIIPVNVLAWICDVVVDKILAAAQWTIGAIATILGDGAASFQVRKVRLQIALSILGLVALLAIVILTGGTL
- a CDS encoding complex I subunit 1 family protein, with the protein product MDIIESKTWIEWAITIAKFAFCFVPVLYILLLIPMERRGAGFMQDRQGPNRSYIKIPYFGKIRLLGYVQNMCDGTKLFFKEMFAPAGVNKLLYYVAPAIPFAIVFLSPCVIPWFGPMIFDWGGETVRIAGSIIDSDVGVLLLFGFSSISAYGAMLAGWASKSKYSFLGALRTSSMTISYEVCLGLSLMGILLLAGSFNLTDIVQWQENHVWGIVAQPVAFFCFLIASIAETGRAPFDVAEGEPELVAGYHTEYGAMQFGLFYMGEYSHICINSFLIATLFLGGYAVPFVTTETMQEHMGGSLAILCGVLAFIALAFLHMIYRYSRKLKATNLTNRFEILKEYKLYKIVAWVAAAAFIALGVCAWFFYNPENFVVNGLAVGSFATAVGTALIHLLVLVAKSLIFCWVWIWVRWTLPRFRYDHVMHLGWKIILNIALINLVVTAVIAKLLGGN
- a CDS encoding NuoM family protein, yielding MLLHLLVLAPFVAAILMVMTSKEDSKSSSRLAILMGIGFTAMSVALIAGGSVSTEAIEWFQIPGCKGPVYYYLTSHGLASWMVFLSSGLSLVALISARAITCRSYRNFAIGIFSLMGAMNGTFLAADAVLFFFFFEAMVIPAAVLIAGFGGKDRMKAAMTFAIYTLVGSAPMMVALWYLLSIADNSTLLSLAVALQGLPEGTQNVLLVCFLLAFLVKTPIFPFHGWQAITYAEAPAPLSAILTGAMSKAGVFGFIVWILPIFPLSMNAVSCMMWLGLFTAVYGALMALRATDGKKLLAFSSMGHLGLAVAGVFSVSEAMLPAVLMLLVAHGISAGAQFYLMGIAERMAGTRELDKLGGLSSKNPVFSTLFGFAGVMALAVPGTAGFVGEFSVLLSLWDMGPLPALVAGFTLILSAAYMLRFIQKVIFGKAAREYEEGRRTMPLEGVSIGVMLLLLLVFGFHPAYVTNSLNEAESTEDPAAVQVLNSAALNNGEAPMTAEEIHQLDSTLAAAGFKEDERASIIAQMKSVENPEAAAKSENSVKEASDAK
- a CDS encoding NADH-quinone oxidoreductase subunit I, producing the protein MRVIKQKPMTVIERLYIFEAIRGLWTTLKHAARGLFRYEELPTISYPEGQPEIRNTYRAKHRLMLRPDGTPRCVACGMCAAACPAHCIFIEATQSDDPRIEKRVMRFDIDHLTCVFCGLCAEACPVDALRMDTKQIIFEHRSREDFVAHLYDLTNWDPKDYPNDEQSQMAPGGTKNAEARKVWGMEVK
- the nuoK gene encoding NADH-quinone oxidoreductase subunit NuoK; translation: MELQAIYVQILALVIFAIGLMVAVSRRNVFFVLMGVELALNAVNLSFVGFAKTLPAEASIVGQVVPLFSIAVAAAEACVGLAMVILIFRNRESVDADTYSNMKG
- a CDS encoding NADH-quinone oxidoreductase subunit J; this translates as MLALIYFIVLAVIAVGSAVCVLLSRHPLYGALSLVASMVSLAGIYGLLGSPFLGVVQIMVYAGAIMMLLTFVIMVLNGARDSHTPMFDKVSLFVIPAVIVLAGLVGFALVRAPIAFDAATVRGSVAITSKTLFDVAQNGPGYFVLFEVLGVLLLSAMGAAVLLAKKRLGSVESEKTEDKH